Genomic segment of Salvelinus sp. IW2-2015 linkage group LG17, ASM291031v2, whole genome shotgun sequence:
ttccggtaagcacggggagttggctcaggctatcgcctgactccgccaatctccccgtgtgcctgcCTCTCTGTGCCTGTTGCACTGCCGTGCTAACTCCTCATAGGTGTTGCCGCTCAGCCTTAGCTGCCTCCAATTCCTCCtgcggacggcgatactccccagcctgtgcccagggtcccttgccttccagtatctcctcccatgtccatttctccagatagcgctgctcctccttaccacgctgcttggtccttttttggtgggtagttctgtaacgatcgtcgtcttCCTTCGGACGAGGAAtaggaaagatcggaccaaaatgcaggccatgggtacgtgtccatgttaaatttattacaaaatgaacacagaatacaaaaataacaaaagtgaaacaacaaaaatcgaaacagtcctgaaaggtgacacaacataaaacaggaacaactacccacaaacacaggtgggaacagggtaCCTAAGttaggttctcaatcagagacaacgattggcgcttgcctctgattgggaaccatacagcaaacacatagaaatacaacacctagacatacaacatagaatgccaccccacatCAAACACCCTGACCATAACAAAAAAACTAGAAATCATTAcaaaagcaatctatggtcaggtgCGTGACGATATATACCTTATCTTATCCCTATTTCAAGTGATAATCCCCAGCGAGAAGCTTGGTGTTTGGAGGTAATTGTCACGGGTTGTTTTAGGCCCGACGGACGAAGTCGAAAGGCAGGCAAAACCGTactatatcctccaaacaccggcttcgagggcattaatcacttttatacaacggttaTCACATGTTCAAGATAATGATTAATAATTTTAATAAAAACCTGTCTATTTTTGATGAATTAtttatactatttcatccttccacaagtaTATAGTCCCAAAACACAAATCTAGGGtgctacccaagccagctggtcGTTTGTTCTAATTGGTTTCGGTTAGCAGAGACACGACCCAGTTGTTCAgtgtttttttattctgtatctaAATGTCTGTTGGCCATATCTGCTGGCTAATTTCCTTTATCCCATGCTTGCCTACCTTAGCAACTTTGGCAAACTTACAGTTATGTCAGAACAGTGCAGCCAGACATAACAACAAACAGTTACTTGCATTATGATTTGCTTTAAGACTGGTTTTCTATTGTGATATTTATTAGGATATTAATCCATAACAATGACTAATGAGGGCGTGATTAACCTGCATAGAAAAATTGTGTTCTCTCGTTAGGACACTGTTATTCGAGGAGCTACCAACCAACACAGCAACACTCATTCGAACTTGAAGCTTGTAATACTAAAGCTAGCTGGACTTCATTCGTTTACCTGTTGTTCTATCAATATTTCTTGTTTATAGGTGGCATTCggagtgtattcagaccccttgactttttcccacaattGTAActtacagcttattctaaaattgatacaattATTTTCATTCGTCCGTTCGTTCATAAGAGTAGACCAAGTCAGTGTGGTATGTTTCCATTCTTTTATTTCggaatagaaaacttcaaagaaacaaaatacaacaaaacaaacaaactaaacGTGAAGCTAGAACTAATGCTCGCTAACTAACATAGACAAGATTCccaaagcacaatgggaaaatggcttaCCTAATATGATCCCCATATCAGAGACGTAAACAGGCTTGCCTCTGTATTGGGAATCATATTAGGCCAACAACTAgatataattcacctagataaccacCCTTAAATccacccgacctaaccaacatagagaataaaatgctctctctatggtcagggcgtgaacagtacccccccaaaggtgcggaactccggctgcaaaacctgactcaataggggaggggtgggcatctaccgtGCGGGGGCGGCTCTGCGTGAGNNNNNNNNNNNNNNNNNNNNNNNNNNNNNNNNNNNNNNNNNNNNNNNNNNNNNNNNNNNNNNNNNNNNNNNNNNNNNNNNNNNNNNNNNNNNNNNNNNNNNNNNNNNNNNNNNNNNNNNNNNNNNNNNNNNNNNNNNNNNNNNNNNNNNNNNNNNNNNNNNNNNNNNNNNNNNNNNNNNNNNNNNNNNNNNNNNNNNNNNNNNNNNNNNNNNNNNNNNNNNNNNNNNNNNNNNNNNNNNNNNNNNNNNNNNNNNNNNNNNNNNNNNNNNNNNNNNNNNNNNNNNNNNNNNNNNNNNNNNNNNNNNNNNNNNNNNNNNNNNNNNNNNNNNNNNNNNNNNNNNNNNNNNNNNNNNNNNNNNNNNNNNNNNNNNNNNNNNNNNNNNNNNNNNNNNNNNNNNNNNNNNNNNNNNNNNNNNNNNNNNNNNNNNNNNNNNNNNNNNNNNNNNNNNNNNNNNNNNNNNNNNNNNNNNNNNNNNNNNNNNNNNNNNNNNNNNNNNNNNNNNNNNNNNNNNNNNNNNNNNNNNNNNNNNNNNNNNNNNNNNNNNNNNNNNNNNNNNNNNNNNNNNNNNNNNNNNNNNNNNNNNNNNNNNNNNNNNNNNNNNNNNNNNNNNNNNNNNNNNNNNNNNNNNNNNNNNNNNNNNNNNNNNNNNNNNNNNNNNNNNNNNNNNNNNNNNNNNNNNNNNNNNNNNNNNNNNNNNNNNNNNNNNNNNNNNNNNNNNNNNNNNNNNNNNNNNNNNNNNNNNNNNNNNNNNNNNNNNNNNNNNNNNNNNNNNNNNNNNNNNNNNNNNNNNNNNNNNNNNNNNNNNNNNNNNNNNNNNNNNNNNNNNNNNNNNNNNNNNNNNNNNNNNNNNNNNNNNNNNNNNNNNNNNNNNNNNNNNNNNNNNNNNNNNNNNNNNNNNNNNNNNNNNNNNNNNNNNNNNNNNNNNNNNNNNNNNNNNNNNNNNNNNNNNNNNNNNNNNNNNNNNNNNNNNNNNNNNNNNNNNNNNNNNNNNNNNNNNNNNNNNNNNNNNNNNNNNNNNNNNNNNNNNNNNNNNNNNNNNNNNNNNNNNNNNNNNNNNNNNNNNNNNNNNNNNNNNNNNNNNNNNNNNNNNNNNNNNNNNNNNNNNNNNNNNNNNNNNNNNNNNNNNNNNNNNNNNNNNNNNNNNNNNNNNNNNNNNNNNNNNNNNNNNNNNNNNNNNNNNNNNNNNNNNNNNNNNNNNNNNNNNNNNNNNNNNNNNNNNNNNNNNNNNNNNNNNNNNNNNNNNNNNNNNNNNNNNNNNNNNNNNNNNNNNNNNNNNNNNNNNNNNNNNNNNNNNNNNNNNNNNNNNNNNNNNNNNNNNNNNNNNNNNNNNNNNNNNNNNNNNNNNNNNNNNNNNNNNNNNNNNNNNNNNNNNNNNNNNNNNNNNNNNNNNNNNNNNNNNNNNNNNNNNNNNNNNNNNNNNNNNNNNNNNNNNNNNNNNNNNNNNNNNNNNNNNNNNNNNNNNNNNNNNNNNNNNNNNNNNNNNNNNNNNNNNNNNNNNNNNNNNNNNNNNNNNNNNNNNNNNNNNNNNNNNNNNNNNNNNNNNNNNNNNNNNNNNNNNNNNNNNNNNNNNNNNNNNNNNNNNNNNNNNNNNNNNNNNNNNNNNNNNNNNNNNNNNNNNNNNNNNNNNNNNNNNNNNNNNNNNNNNNNNNNNNNNNNNNNNNNNNNNNNNNNNNNNNNNNNNNNNNNNNNNNNNNNNNNNNNNNNNNNNNNNNNNNNNNNNNNNNNNNNNNNNNNNNNNNNNNNNNNNNNNNNNNNNNNNNNNNNNNNNNNNNNNNNNNNNNNNNNNNNNNNNNNNNNNNNNNNNNNNNNNNNNNNNNNNNNNNNNNNNNNNNNNNNNNNNNNNNNNNNNNNNNNNNNNNNNNNNNNNNNNNNNNNNNNNNNNNNNNNNNNNNNNNNNNNNNNNNNNNNNNNNNNNNNNNNNNNNNNNNNNNNNNNNNNNNNNNNNNNNNNNNNNNNNNNNNNNNNNNNNNNNNNNNNNNNNNNNNNNNNNNNNNNNNNNNNNNNNNNNNNNNNNNNNNNNNNNNNNNNNNNNNNNNNNNNNNNNNNNNNNNNNNNNNNNNNNNNNNNNNNNNNNNNNNNNNNNNNNNNNNNNNNNNNNNNNNNNNNNNNNNNNNNNNNNNNNNNNNNNNNNNNNNNNNNNNNNNNNNNNNNNNNNNNNNNNNNNNNNNNNNNNNNNNNNNNNNNNNNNNNNNNNNNNNNNNNNNNNNNNNNNNNNNNNNNNNNNNNNNNNNNNNNNNNNNNNNNNNNNNNNNNNNNNNNNNNNNNNNNNNNNNNNNNNNNNNNNNNNNNNNNNNNNNNNNNNNNNNNNNNNNNNNNNNNNNNNNNNNNNNNNNNNNNNNNNNNNNNNNNNNNNNNNNNNNNNNNNNNNNNNNNNNNNNNNNNNNNNNNNNNNNNNNNNNNNNNNNNNNNNNNNNNNNNNNNNNNNNNNNNNNNNNNNNNNNNNNNNNNNNNNNNNNNNNNNNNNNNNNNNNNNNNNNNNNNNNNNNNNNNNNNNNNNNNNNNNNNNNNNNNNNNNNNNNNNNNNNNNNNNNNNNNNNNNNNNNNNNNNNNNNNNNNNNNNNNNNNNNNNNNNNNNNNNNNNNNNNNNNNNNNNNNNNNNNNNNNNNNNNNNNNNNNNNNNNNNNNNNNNNNNNNNNNNNNNNNNNNNNNNNNNNNNNNNNNNNNNNNNNNNNNNNNNNNNNNNNNNNNNNNNNNNNNNNNNNNNNNNNNNNNNNNNNNNNNNNNNNNNNNNNNNNNNNNNNNNNNNNNNNNNNNNNNNNNNNNNNNNNNNNNNNNNNNNNNNNNNNNNNNNNNNNNNNNNNNNNNNNNNNNNNNNNNNNNNNNNNNNNNNNNNNNNNNNNNNNNNNNNNNNNNNNNNNNNNNNNNNNNNNNNNNNNNNNNNNNNNNNNNNNNNNNNNNNNNNNNNNNNNNNNNNNNNNNggactgacgggcggctctggcgcctccggactgacgggcggctctggcgcctccggactgacgggcggctctggcgcctccggactgacgggcggctctggcagctccggactggagagagaacctggagggaggagacggatagacagcctggtgcgtggggctgccacaggctccaccaggctggggagacctacaggaggcctggtgcgtggaggaagcactggatggaccgggctgtgggggagcactggagctctggtgcgcagccttagcaccactcctccaggctggatgaccactttagcccggaccctccagagtgcaggcacaggttgaaccgggctgtgggggagcactggagatctggtgcataccKRtcgcacctctcccttaggctcaatgcccacattcgcccggcacgggcggagcgcagSCATAGGGCGAACTGCACCCTCScagcgccccggagacacagtacgcagagccggcgcaggataccctgggccgaaacggcgtaccggagaccaaacacgctgagctggcacaatccgccctggctggatgcccactcttgcatggcacttgcggggggctggcctatagcgctccgggctatgagcgcgtactGGRgacaccgtgcgcttcaccgcataacacggtgcctgaccagtactacgctgcttccggtaagcacggggagttggctcaggtctatcgcctgactccgccaatctccccgtgtgcctgcctctcgtgcctgttgcaCTGCCGTGCTAACTCCTCATAGTGTTGCCGCTCAGCCTTAGCTGCCTCCAATTCCTCCTGCYgacggcgatactccccagcctgtgcccagggtcccttgccttccagtatctcctcccatgtccatttctccagatagcgctgctcctccttaccacgctgcttggtccttttttggtgggtagttctgtaacgatcgtcgtcttCTTCGGACGAGGAAtaggaaagatcggaccaaaatgcagcatggtacgtgtccatgttaaatttattacaaatgaacacagaatacaaaataacaaaagtgaaacaacYaaaatcgaaacagtcctgaaaggtgacacaacataaaacaggaaacaactacccacaaacacaggtgggaacaggcWacctaagtatggttctcaatcagagacaacgattgacagctgcctctgattgggaaccataccaggccaaacacatagaaatacaacacttAGAATACACATAGAATGCCCGcaccaacacatcacacactgaaccaaacaaaaaatagaaacatacaaagcaatctatggtcaggggtGACATATACCTTTCTATccctatttaagtgataatgcccggagaagctggtgtttggaagatatattgtcacgggtgttgttaggcccgagacgaagtcgaAAGCAGGCAAACCGTGACACTATATCCTCCAAAACACCGGCTTcgaagggcattatcacttttatacaacgggttatcAACATGTTCAAATAAGATTgacatatttttaataaaaactgtattttgatgaatttattatatatatcaatccttccacaagatatatgTCCCatacacaaatctagggttgctacccaagccagctggtcGTTTGTTCTAATTGTTCGGTAGCAGAGACACAGCCCAGTTGTTCAGTGTTTTTATTCTTGTATCTAAATGTTCTGTTGCCATACTGCTGGCAAATTTCCTATCCCATGCTTGCTACCTAGCCAACTTTGGCAACTTACAGTTATGTCagacagtgcagccagaataacaacaaagtagctgcttTGCATTTGCTAAAACTGTGGTTCTATGTGATATTTATTAGGATATATCCATAACAATAGAGCTAATGAGGCGTGATTTAACCTGGCATAGAAATGTGTTCTCTCGTTAGGACACTGTTATTcgagagctagccaacaacacagctaacactcaTTTCGAACTGAAGCTGTAATACTACAAACTAGCTGGACTTCAATTtcgttttacctgttttctatcAATATTTCTTTGTTTATAGAGTGCATTCGGAGtgttattcagaccccttgactttttttccacaaattgttacgttacagctttattctaaaattgatacaattatttttcattctgtcacgttcgtcataaggagtagaccaagatgcagtgtggtatgtttccatctTTTATTTCggaatagaaaacttcaaagaacaaaaacaacaaaacaaacaaacgaaacgtgaagctagaaTAATGCtcgcaactatacatagacaagatcccacaaagcacaatgggaaaatggctacctaaatatgatccccaatcagagacgataaacagctgcctctgattgggaatcatactaggccaacatagacatataattcacctagataacccacccttaaatcacaccccgacctaaccaacatagagaataaaagctctctatggtcagggcgtgacagtacccccccaaaaggtgcggactccggctgcaaaacctgactcaataggggaggggtgggcatctaccgtcgggggcggctctggtgaggggcgaagtacccactccgctcgtggaCACGTtatcggaggaaccggaccgtggctcGTTGCCGTAAGAACCGGAATCGTTGCTggatgctccggaccgtggatcatccccgggggctccgggccatggatcgtcgCCAGGGGCTCCGGGCCGTGGATCGTCACCGGAAGAACCGGACCGtgaatcgtcgccggaggctccggaccgtggatattcgccggaggaaccggaccgtggatcgttgccgggGACTTCGAACCGTAGATCGACGCCGGGGACTCTGGACCGTGGTTtttcgccggggactccggatcGTGGtttgtcgccggaggctccggactgggaaccctcgcaggaggctccggactgagaacccccgctggaggctctggaccgcagaccatcgctggaggctctggaccgcagaccgtcgctggaggctctggaacgcagactgtcgctggaagctctggactaggaactgtccccggaagctctggactgggaactgtcgccggaagctctagactgggaactgtcgccggaagctctggactgtggaggcgcactggaggcctgatgcgtgtgtaacggatgtgaaatggcttgctagttagcggtggtgcgtgctaatggcctttcaatcggtgacgtcacttgctctgagaccttgaagtagtggttccccttgctctgcaagggccgcggcctttgttgagcgatgggtaacgatgcttcgtgggtgactgttgttgatgtgtgcagagggtccctggttcgagcccgggtatgggcgaggggacggatgtaaagttatactgttacattgatgctgttgacccggataactggttgctgcggaaaaggaggaggtcggaagggggggtgaatgtaacctatgtgaaatggctagctagttagcggtggtgcgcgctaatagcctttcaaacggtgacgtcactcgctttgagaccttgaagtagtggttccccttgctctgcaagggccgcagtttttgtggagcgatgggtaacgatgcttcgtgggtgtcagttgttgatatgtgcagagggtccctggttcgcgcccgggtcggggcgaggggacggacgtaaagttatactgttacacgtaGGACCYgtacaggtggcaccgggttgatgacatgcacctcagggcgagtgcggggaggaggcacaggacgtactggaccgtggaggcgcactggaggtctgaagcgtagagctggcacaacgtgtcctggctggatgctcacccggCAAGTGCGaggcgctggcacaggacacactgggctgtgaatgcgcaTGGGCAACACAGTGcttagagccggcgcaggatatcctggaccgaggaggcgttctggagaccaggagcgctgagccggcacaactcGTCCTTGCTGGATGCTCACTTTGgcacggcaagtgcgaggagctggcacagaacgaaccgggctgtggatgcgcactggagacacattgcgtatctccgcaaaacatggtgcctgactggtAACACGCTCCTCACGgcgactgtcttgctccagacaccaaaacatccactctacctcatcactcccctcaactATCTCACAATACTCCTCGCTCAGTCTATCCCAATATTCCTCTTCACTCTCAGACTCGCCCCTCGGCTTCGCCGACCAACCCCTGGGCTTCCGTCGTGGTCGTGAACTTCGGAGTCGCCGTTGATCCTCCTgcgtctgcttccatggaaggctttcgtctcctgCCATTATRtcctcccaagtccaggatgtctgctcctcctggccacgctgcttggtccctttgtggtgggatcttctgtcacgatcgttataaggagtagaccaagatgcagcctggtatgtttccatcctttatttcggaatagaaaacttcaaagaacaaaaacaacaaaacgaaaaaacgaaacgtgaagctagaataatgctcacaggcaactatacatagacaagatcccacaaagcacaatgggaaaatggctacctaaatatgatccccaatcagagacaacgataaacagctgcctctgattgggaaccatactaggccaacatagacatataattcaCCTCgttaacccaccctagtcacaccccgacctaaccaacatagagaataaaagctctctatggtcagggcgtgacacagaccttcatcaatctacacacaataccccataacgacaaagcgaaaacaggtttttagaaatgtttgataatttataaaaaataaaaacatgaataccttatttacataagtattcagacccttcgcaatgagactcgaaattgagctKCGATttctcctgtttccatggatcatcatttagatgtttctacaacttgtttgaagtccacctgtggtaaattcaattgattggacatgatttggaaaggcacacacctttctattgtggtggcatatttctgcattaccaaatgaggagagttacaaacttcatacaccagtcagagttatacttaaactacatctttaataataataagagccctgcaatagcatttgactttcaatgatacgccatctctaatgaaccattgaaagtgacaacagaaaagtacaaagatcttttatagccaagatacacccctctcaacctacatgacgaaccacagatcataggaacagttcacaaagggactttataattgagaaaggagtatcccttagccagataacGTTCGCTATAAATtttcgttcagtttggtccctaagacgaggttctaatcctgttcctggtacttcatagcacaaaaacaccatctcatccaatggcataaatcaattgtcaactctagatactcccatctcaagtaaaccccctcttgaccccactcctggacaagctcactgaggggagtgagcctctaggtcatacactatcccaggataagtgcaacatcagagaggacatacaatggttccagacactgccatacacctccccccaatgcCAAATGAGGGAGTggcttgcgcacagacattgtggagacaaataattggttcccccttaatcacgccatcccttcacatggtttaacagatacattcacatatgaagacaatgttccatcctgtcctcttccctttctgatattctgcatagcaccagagatatgtaaaagacaagcctgacctctcccctcgctgggccccaagtgactgagccccagctgagggaagaaatgcaactgccaacactagtCTATTAGAAATACATTCTAATAAAAAGTATATCACATAAGAATATTATGCAGATATGACATCMTAATTacttatgttacccaactaattctgattcatccaccacACTATATAAgtttccacagttgacagtgcatttcagagcataaaccaagccatgagcacGAGGGATTGTCTGTAGagttcagagacaggattgtgttgaggcacagatctggggaagggtgccaacaCATTTCTGtggcattgaaggtctccaagaacacagtggcctccaacattcttaaatggaagaagtttggaaccaccagactcttcctagagctggccgcccggccaaactgagcaatcaggggagaWtagccttggtcagggaagtgaccaagaacccgatggtcactccgacagagttccagagttcctttgttgagatgtgagaaccttccagaaggacaaccatctctgcagcactccaccaatcagaccttcatggtagagtggccagacggaagccactcctcagtaaaaggcaaatgacagcccgcttggagtttgcaaaaaggcatccAAAGGACTCAAaaaaagaaacaagattctctgatctgaaaAAAACAAGATTGAAGTGTTttgcttgaatgccaagcgtcacggctggagcaaacctggcaccctccctacggtgaagcatggtgctggcatcatcatgctgtggcaccttaatgctgtgaggatgtttttcagtggcagggactggtagactagtcaggatcgagggaaagatgaactgagcaaagtacagagagatacttgatgaaaaactgctccagagcactcaggacctcaggacttttaaaatggattaaattgtgttttttcgcttattaatctacacacaatacccaataatgacaaaccaaaaactgttttttagaaatgtttgcaaatgtataaaaataaaaacggaaatattacatttacataagtattcagaccctttactcaatactttgttgaagcacctttggcagctattacaacctcaagttttcttgggtgtgacgctacaagcttggcacatctgtatttggggaatttctcccattgttctctgcagatcctctcaagctttgtcaggttggatggggagcgtcgctgcacagctattttcaggtctctccagatatttTAGATCGGGTTtgtccagactctggctgggcctttcaaggacattcagagacttgtcccgaagccactcctgcgttgtcttggctgtgtgcttaaggtcgttgtcctgttggaaggtgaacctttgccccagtctgaggtcctgagagctctggagcaggttttcatcaaggatctctctgtactttgctccattcatctttgcctcgatcctgactagtctcttagtccctgccgctgaaaaacatcaccgtagggatggtgccaggtttcttccaggcatgactcttggcattcaggtcaaatatTTCAATCTTGGTTGAAGGTGCCTTGTGGCAAACTCCAAScgggctgtcatgtgccttttactgaggagtggctttcgtctggctactctaccataaaggtctgattagtggagtgctgcagagatggttgtccttctggaaggttctcccatctcctcagagaaagtctggagctctgtcagagtgaccatcaggttcttggtcacctccctgaccaaggcccttctcccccaattgctcagtttggccaggtggccagctataggaagccttggtggttccaaacttcttccatttaataatgatggaggccgctaTGTTCTtttggaccttcaatgccgcagaattgttttggtacccttccccagatctgtgcctcaacacaatcctgtctcggagctctatggacaataccgttgacctcatggcttggtttttgctctgacgtgcactgtcaactgtgggacctttcatatagacaggtatgtatctttccaaatcatgtccaatcaattgaattcactacaagtggactccaatcaagttgtggaaacatctcaaggatggtcaatggaaacaggatgcaactgagctcaatttttgtgtctcatagcaaagggtctgaatacgtatataaaaagttatttattttgtcatttttttacatttacaaaaaattcaaaaaactgttttcactttgtcattatggggtattgtgtgttgattaaagtgtaatccattttagaataaggctgtaacgtcaaaaaacggaatactttccgaatgcactgtgtatcaaGATCAGGAACATTGAACAGATTCCCAGATGGCAGGTTGCATGTGTATCTTacatgaaaaaaaacatgtttacattgccaagtaCATTTATGGCATAAACATACTCTTAGAATATGTACtgcattaggctgtttgagagaaGGCTTGAATCCTAATTAACCCATCCAATGTGAGGACATCTGTTGTTGAAGCACAGTAGACCAATAAAGCCGCAGTTCTCTCGCAGTAATACTGCGTAGGTAAAATTTGTATTTGAACTTCAGACAAAATCttgtatttaatttaaaatgtcattttttgtgtTAATATAAGGGGAGATAGGAGAGcattggggagggagggagggacagatggatggaggaagggaaggagggaggggagaaagagagagagagaggcttgggATGGAGTGAGGGAGTGGAAGGGAAGGTAAAGAAGAGGATCTAAGGATGCATTTCAAACataaatagggagagagagacagagagagggagacatatgGTTGGGTCACGATCACAGGAAATACAGTGAGGCAGCATGCTGATGTGTAGGAGGACAGAAGGTCAGcgaggacacatacacacacacactgtcagtgaTGAGCTCATGATTTTGGGCATGGGTTGGACAGCTTGCTGCGGACCTGTAGTTCTGGATGCTGGTAGGGCTAGCTCAAAGTTCTGCTACATTAATCGAGCCCCaagcgcgtgcgtgcgtgcgtgcgtgcgtgctgagCAATGACCTGGCCAAAACACAACAGCCTCTGTCATCACAGGTTTTCATACAGTATTTGCTTTTCTTTCTTCttagtctctcactctctgtctccaggCTCTGTAGAGAAGAGACAGGGGGATGACCTCATCACAT
This window contains:
- the LOC139029077 gene encoding octapeptide-repeat protein T2-like, with the translated sequence MDTYHAAFWSDLSYSSSEEDDDRYRTTHQKRTKQRGKEEQRYLEKWTWEEILEGKGPWAQAGEYRRXQEELEAAKAERQHYEELARQCNRHERQAHGEIGGEDDDRYRTTHQKRTKQRGKEEQRYLEKWTWEEILEGKGPWAQAGEYRRPQEELEAAKAERQHL